CCCGACACCGCCACCCTGCTCTACAGCGATGCCGCCTCCGCGACCACGTCGAGCTCGGTGCTCGCGGTCTTCCAGGCCGTCTCCGAGAAGCAGGGCGTTCGGCTGCAGACCGAGAACGTCGTCCCGGTCGCCGCCGAGGGCGACCCGAGCGGGCAGAGCATGTTCTTCTACGTCGTCGGCCTGACCGTCGGCGCGTACGCCGCGGGCATCGCCATCGGCGCGGCCGGGGCCGGCCTGCGGATCCGCACCCGCGTCGGCCTGGCGGTGGTCGCGTCCGGCGTCCTGAGCCTGCTGGTCACCCTCGTGGCCGGGCCCGTGTACGGCGCGCTGCCCGATCACGTCGGCCAGATCGGCCTGGTCAGCTGGCTCTACACCGCCGGCATCGTCCTGTTCGGCGTCGGCCTGCACCCGTTCCTGGGCCGGCTGACCACACCGACGATGGTCGGCCTGTTCGTGATGCTGAACTTCACCTCGGCCGGCGGCGTCTACGCGCCCGATCTCCAGCCGGGCTTCTTCGGTGCTCTGCACGCGTTCTGGAACGGAGCCGCGCTCAACGAGCTGGGCCGCAACCTGGTCTACTTCCCCGGGCTCGGGGTGGGCCGCGACGTCCTCACCCTCGTGCTGTGGCTGGTCGCCGGTGCCGGACTCGTCGCCGCCGCCGGCCTGACCGAGCGCCGCCGCCGTGGCGCCGAGCACGCCGCCGACCGGTCCGAGGACTCCGTCGAGGAGGAGCTCGAGGAGGTCGTGGTCGCCGGCTGATCCGGCACAGGCCGCGGCGTGATCATCGTCACGGTCCACAACGGCCTTCTGCCGCCCTGCGGACCCCCGACCCTCGCTACGCTCGTCCGGACATACTGCCGGTATGCGGGACCAGAAGGAGCACGCGAGTGATCACGCGGCAGACCAGGATCCAGCTGCTCATCTTCGCCCTCGTGACGATCATCGGTGGTGCGATCGTCGGCGGCCGGTACGCGCAGCTCGACCGCCTCGTGATCGACCGGACGTACGCCGTCGAGGCGCACTTCTCGGACTCCGGCGGCATCTTCACCGGTGCGCCCGTGACGTACCGCGGCATCGAGGTGGGCAGGGTGGGCGCGCTCACCCCCGAGCGTGACGGTGTGAAGGTCGAGCTCGCGATCGAGAACAGCGCGCCGGACATCCCCGACGACCTCGAGGCGCGCGTCGCCACGAAGTCCGCGATCGGCGAGCAGTACGTCGACCTGCTGCCACGGCGCAAGAACGGGCCGTTCCTGGCCGACGGCGCGGTCATCGCGGTCAAGGACACCGCCATCCCGATCTCGTCGGCCCAGCTCCTGATCGACGTGAACGACCTGGTGCGGTCGGTCGACACGGACAGCCTCAGCACCGTGGTCGACGAGCTCGGCCAGGCGTTCGAGGGCACCGGGCAGGACCTCGCGACCATCCTCGACACGTCCGCGGACTTCATCGCCGCCGCGGACGACAACATCGACGTCACCCGCTCCCTCATCCGCGGGTCCGACTCGGTGCTGCAGACGCAGATCGACAAGCAGGGCCAGCTCGGCACCTTCTCCAAGAACCTCGCGGACCTCTCCGACACCCTGGTGGACGCCGATCCCGACCTGCGCCGCCTGCTCGACAAGGGCGGCAGCTCGGCCAGGACGGTGCGCGAGGTCGTGGCCGAGAACTCCGAGGACCTCTCCCGGGTCGTGGTCGACCTGCGCACGGTGACCGAACCGCTGAACGAGAACCTCACCGGGCTGCAGACGATCTTCGTGCAGTACCCGTACCTCCTGCAGGGCACGTTCTCGGTGCTCGACGAGACGCGGCGCGGCAGCAACGAGTGGAACGCCGGCTTCGGGCTCGCGCTCACCGACCTGACCCCCACCTGCACGTACGCCAAGAGCGGCGGCCCCGCGTCCGGCTACCAGCAGCGTCGCCCCGAGGCGGTCGTCAGCGACCGCGAGCTGCCGTCCGACATGGACTGCAAGGTCACCAACAAGATCGCCCGCCAGCCGTCGAAGAGCTCGTTCAACCGCGCTGCCGTGGGCGCGGACGGGTCGTGGGCCGACGCGCTGCTGGCCCCGCTCGTCCGCTGAGGGTCCGTGGCACGATCGGTGCATGACCTGGACCGCGCCGACGCCACCCGCCCTCGCCGACGGACCCACCACGGGTGACGACCGCGCCCTCCTGGAAGGCATGCTCGGCTGGCACCGGTGGACGCTGCTGGACGTCTGCGCGGGCCTGACCGGCGAGCAGCTCGCCTCGCACCCCATCGCGTCGACCAACCTGTCGCTGCTCGGTCTCGTGCGCCA
Above is a genomic segment from Aeromicrobium chenweiae containing:
- a CDS encoding MCE family protein, giving the protein MITRQTRIQLLIFALVTIIGGAIVGGRYAQLDRLVIDRTYAVEAHFSDSGGIFTGAPVTYRGIEVGRVGALTPERDGVKVELAIENSAPDIPDDLEARVATKSAIGEQYVDLLPRRKNGPFLADGAVIAVKDTAIPISSAQLLIDVNDLVRSVDTDSLSTVVDELGQAFEGTGQDLATILDTSADFIAAADDNIDVTRSLIRGSDSVLQTQIDKQGQLGTFSKNLADLSDTLVDADPDLRRLLDKGGSSARTVREVVAENSEDLSRVVVDLRTVTEPLNENLTGLQTIFVQYPYLLQGTFSVLDETRRGSNEWNAGFGLALTDLTPTCTYAKSGGPASGYQQRRPEAVVSDRELPSDMDCKVTNKIARQPSKSSFNRAAVGADGSWADALLAPLVR